The following proteins are encoded in a genomic region of Microcoleus sp. FACHB-68:
- a CDS encoding ankyrin repeat domain-containing protein, producing MTDLIEAAKSSDAPTVQALIDQGADVNGTDAEGLNALTAAAEAGNAEIVQTLLAAGADAKAGDADGWTALMSAAAAGHLEIVQHLLAAGAEVNAKTNFGLTALMSAAGSGHAQIVESLLEAGADLKAKDNNTMTALVWASQEGHPEVIKILKQARERQST from the coding sequence ATGACAGATTTAATCGAAGCAGCAAAAAGCAGTGACGCCCCTACCGTCCAAGCCTTGATAGACCAAGGGGCGGATGTGAATGGCACAGATGCAGAAGGATTGAATGCTTTAACTGCCGCAGCGGAAGCCGGCAATGCTGAAATTGTGCAAACCTTGCTCGCTGCCGGTGCAGATGCAAAAGCCGGTGATGCCGATGGCTGGACAGCGCTGATGAGTGCGGCGGCTGCCGGCCATCTTGAGATCGTTCAGCATTTGCTAGCAGCCGGTGCTGAAGTCAATGCCAAAACTAACTTTGGCTTAACTGCCTTGATGAGTGCTGCCGGTAGCGGACACGCCCAAATCGTGGAAAGTTTACTAGAAGCCGGTGCCGATCTCAAGGCCAAAGACAACAACACCATGACTGCCCTCGTTTGGGCCTCCCAAGAAGGTCACCCGGAAGTGATCAAGATCCTCAAACAAGCTCGTGAGCGCCAGTCTACCTAA
- a CDS encoding magnesium chelatase subunit H has translation MFTHVKPTIRHIAPDNLQGRALLKVVYVVLEAQYQSALSGAVRSINQNNPNLAIEISGYLIEELRDPENYENLKRDLAGANVFIASLIFIEDLADKVVEAVEPYRDALDVAVVFPSMPQVMRLNKMGSFSMAQLGQSKSAIAQFMKKRKEQSGSSFQDGMLKLLQTLPKVLKYLPMDKAQDARNFMLSFQYWLGGSSENLENFLLMLADKYVFKGNKLSFQEPVVYPDMGIWHPLAPKMFEEVRDYFNWYNSRTDISTDLKDPLAPCVGLVLQRTHLVTGDDAHYVAMVQELEAMGARVIPVFAGGLDFSKPVEAYFWEVGAKGVAPLPLVDAVVSLTGFALVGGPARQDHPKAIDSLKRLNRPYMVALPLVFQTTEEWENSDLGLHPIQVALQIAIPELDGAIEPIILSGRDGTTGKAIALQDRIEAVAQRAMKWANLRRKPKLDKKVAITVFSFPPDKGNVGTAAYLDVFGSIYKVLEALQHNGYDVQGLPESAEALMQEVIHDATAQYSSPELNIAYRMSVPEYEELTPYSERLHENWGPPPGHLNTDGENLLVFGKQFGNVFIGVQPTFGYEGDPMRLLFSRSASPHHGFAAYYTYLERIWGADAVLHFGTHGSLEFMPGKQMGMSGDCYPDSLIGKIPNLYYYAANNPSEATIAKRRSYAATISYLTPPAENAGLYKGLQELSELIASYQTLKDTGRGIPIVSTIMDKCRLVNLDKDIALPDIEAADMTALERDNIVGQVYRRLMEIESRLLPCGLHVIGKPPTAEEAIATLVNIANLDREDEEIVSLPRIIANSIGRKIEDVYHNNDKGILADVELLQNITMASRAAVAALVKEQTDADGRVSLVSKLNFFNMGKKEPWIEALHEAGYKKVDPELIKPLFEYLEFCLQQVCADNELGALLRALEGEYILPGPGGDPIRNPDVLPTGKNMHALDPQSIPTAAAVKSAKIVVDRLLDRQRMDNGGNYPETIACVLWGTDNIKTYGESLAQIMWMVGVKPVPDALGRINKLELISLEELGRPRIDVVINCSGVFRDLFINQMNLLDKAVKMAAEANEPVEMNFIRKHAMKQAEEMGINLRQAATRVFSNASGSYSSNVNLAVENSTWESESELQEMYLTRKSFAFSSDNPGTMEQDRQIFESTLKTAEVTFQNLDSSEISLTDVSHYFDSDPTKVVATLRGDGKQPASFIADTTTANAQVRTLSETVRLDARTKMLNPKWYEGMLSHGYEGVRELSKRLVNTMGWSATAGAVDNWVYEETNETFIKDEAMQQRLMNLNPHSFRKMVTTLLEVNGRGYWETSESNLDRLRQLYQEVEDRIEGVE, from the coding sequence ATGTTCACTCACGTCAAGCCCACCATTCGACACATCGCGCCTGACAACCTCCAAGGGCGAGCCTTACTCAAGGTGGTCTATGTCGTGCTAGAAGCCCAGTATCAGAGCGCTTTGTCTGGGGCGGTTCGTTCGATTAACCAGAACAACCCCAACTTAGCGATCGAAATCAGTGGCTATCTGATCGAAGAATTGCGTGACCCTGAGAACTATGAAAACTTGAAGCGGGATCTTGCCGGTGCCAATGTTTTTATCGCATCCCTGATCTTCATTGAAGACTTGGCCGATAAAGTCGTTGAGGCAGTGGAACCCTACCGCGATGCCTTGGATGTCGCCGTAGTCTTCCCCTCCATGCCGCAGGTGATGCGCCTGAACAAGATGGGCAGCTTCTCGATGGCTCAACTGGGTCAGTCGAAGAGTGCAATTGCACAATTCATGAAAAAACGCAAGGAGCAATCCGGCTCATCCTTCCAAGATGGAATGCTGAAGCTGTTGCAGACCTTGCCGAAAGTTTTGAAATACCTGCCAATGGACAAAGCGCAGGACGCCCGCAACTTCATGCTCAGCTTCCAATATTGGTTGGGAGGTTCTTCCGAGAACTTGGAAAACTTCCTGCTGATGCTGGCAGATAAGTATGTCTTCAAAGGCAACAAGCTGAGCTTTCAGGAGCCGGTGGTTTACCCAGATATGGGTATCTGGCACCCCTTGGCACCGAAGATGTTTGAGGAAGTCAGAGATTACTTTAATTGGTACAACAGCCGTACAGACATCTCTACTGACCTGAAAGACCCCCTAGCGCCTTGCGTAGGCTTAGTGCTACAGCGCACCCACCTTGTCACCGGCGACGATGCCCATTATGTGGCAATGGTGCAGGAACTCGAAGCAATGGGGGCGCGAGTGATCCCCGTGTTCGCCGGCGGCTTAGACTTCTCCAAGCCGGTGGAGGCTTATTTCTGGGAAGTTGGGGCTAAAGGCGTTGCACCGTTACCCTTGGTGGATGCCGTGGTTTCCCTCACCGGCTTCGCCCTAGTCGGCGGGCCGGCGCGTCAAGACCACCCCAAGGCCATCGACTCCCTGAAGCGCTTAAACCGGCCCTACATGGTGGCGCTGCCTTTGGTCTTCCAAACCACGGAAGAGTGGGAAAATAGCGACTTGGGATTGCACCCGATTCAAGTGGCATTGCAAATTGCCATTCCCGAACTGGATGGCGCAATCGAACCGATTATTCTCTCAGGCAGAGATGGCACAACCGGCAAAGCGATCGCTTTGCAAGATCGCATTGAAGCCGTCGCTCAACGGGCCATGAAATGGGCGAACCTGCGCCGCAAGCCCAAATTAGACAAAAAAGTTGCAATTACGGTCTTCAGCTTCCCGCCCGACAAAGGCAACGTGGGAACCGCAGCTTATCTCGATGTGTTCGGTTCCATCTACAAAGTCCTGGAAGCTTTACAGCACAACGGCTATGACGTGCAAGGGTTGCCAGAGTCCGCCGAGGCGCTGATGCAAGAAGTCATCCACGACGCCACGGCACAGTACAGCAGCCCAGAACTGAATATTGCTTACCGGATGTCGGTTCCGGAATATGAAGAACTGACGCCCTACTCCGAACGCTTGCACGAAAACTGGGGTCCACCTCCGGGACATCTCAACACCGATGGGGAAAACTTGCTCGTTTTTGGCAAACAATTCGGCAATGTGTTTATCGGCGTTCAGCCAACCTTTGGCTATGAAGGCGATCCGATGCGCTTGCTGTTCTCTCGTTCTGCCAGCCCTCATCATGGATTTGCCGCCTATTACACTTATTTAGAGCGGATTTGGGGCGCGGATGCGGTGCTGCATTTCGGCACTCACGGTTCCCTGGAATTCATGCCCGGTAAGCAAATGGGGATGTCTGGGGATTGCTATCCCGACAGCTTGATTGGCAAGATTCCGAATTTGTATTACTACGCAGCGAATAATCCCAGCGAAGCCACGATTGCTAAGCGCCGTAGCTATGCCGCGACGATTTCCTACCTAACGCCGCCGGCAGAAAATGCAGGACTTTACAAAGGCTTGCAAGAGTTGAGCGAGTTAATTGCCTCTTATCAAACTTTGAAAGATACGGGGCGCGGGATTCCGATTGTCAGCACGATCATGGATAAGTGCCGGCTGGTGAATTTGGATAAGGATATCGCCCTGCCTGACATTGAGGCCGCAGACATGACTGCGCTGGAGCGGGATAATATTGTCGGTCAGGTGTATCGCCGGCTGATGGAAATTGAATCTCGCTTGTTGCCTTGCGGGTTGCACGTAATTGGTAAGCCGCCAACCGCAGAAGAAGCGATCGCCACGCTGGTGAATATTGCCAATCTTGATCGTGAAGACGAGGAAATCGTTTCTCTCCCCCGAATTATTGCCAATAGCATCGGGCGCAAGATTGAGGATGTTTACCACAATAACGATAAAGGCATTCTTGCCGATGTCGAGTTATTGCAAAACATCACAATGGCAAGCCGTGCGGCTGTTGCGGCTTTGGTGAAAGAGCAAACCGATGCGGATGGACGCGTTTCTTTGGTTTCCAAGCTCAATTTCTTTAATATGGGCAAAAAGGAACCTTGGATTGAAGCGCTTCATGAAGCCGGTTATAAAAAGGTCGATCCTGAACTGATTAAACCGCTGTTTGAGTATTTGGAATTCTGCTTGCAGCAAGTTTGTGCCGATAACGAATTAGGGGCACTGCTGCGGGCGTTGGAAGGCGAATATATTTTACCCGGCCCAGGCGGCGATCCGATTCGTAACCCGGATGTTTTGCCCACCGGCAAGAATATGCACGCCCTCGATCCCCAATCAATTCCTACAGCAGCAGCGGTCAAATCGGCAAAAATTGTCGTAGACCGGCTGTTAGACCGGCAACGGATGGATAATGGCGGAAATTACCCGGAAACGATTGCTTGCGTGCTTTGGGGAACCGACAATATCAAGACGTATGGGGAATCTCTCGCCCAGATTATGTGGATGGTGGGCGTGAAGCCGGTTCCCGATGCTTTGGGACGCATCAATAAGTTGGAATTGATTTCCCTCGAAGAATTGGGACGCCCTCGGATTGATGTGGTGATCAACTGTTCTGGTGTTTTCCGCGACTTGTTTATCAACCAGATGAATCTGTTGGATAAAGCCGTGAAGATGGCAGCAGAAGCAAATGAGCCGGTGGAGATGAACTTTATCCGCAAGCACGCGATGAAGCAAGCTGAGGAAATGGGCATTAATCTGCGGCAAGCGGCAACGCGAGTGTTTTCTAATGCCTCCGGTTCTTATTCTTCTAACGTCAATTTGGCGGTAGAAAATAGCACTTGGGAAAGCGAATCTGAGTTGCAGGAAATGTACCTGACTCGCAAATCCTTTGCGTTTTCTTCAGATAATCCCGGCACGATGGAACAAGATCGGCAGATTTTTGAATCCACTTTGAAAACGGCTGAAGTAACGTTCCAAAATCTGGATTCTTCTGAGATTAGCCTGACCGATGTTTCCCACTATTTCGACTCTGATCCCACCAAGGTTGTGGCGACTTTGCGCGGAGATGGCAAGCAGCCGGCCTCCTTTATTGCCGATACCACAACGGCAAACGCCCAGGTGCGGACGCTATCAGAAACGGTGCGTCTGGATGCACG